The Dreissena polymorpha isolate Duluth1 chromosome 8, UMN_Dpol_1.0, whole genome shotgun sequence genome includes the window GCTATGTATAACTGCCCATAAGATACCAAAATGGGCAACATGTTATCTGGATGTAGCTGGAGAACGATGCAGAGATAACTAGGACGATGCGACACCATTCTACACATAACATGGCATTTCAAAACACAAGATGGTtaataaatgagtcgcgttctgagaaaactgggattaatgcatgcgcgtaaagtgtcgtctctgattatcctgtgcagtccgcacagactaatcagggacgacattttccgcctttatggtatttttagtgtcaaggaagtccctccttaccgaaagtcaagtttaggcggaaagtgtcgtccctgattagcctgtgcggactgataaATTATATGCCAACGGTAGATTTGGTACAAATCGGTTAATGATTATGCCCTTAAAATTACACATTGTCTAAAGATTATGACCTTATAATTACACATCGTTTTAAGATAACGACCTTATAATTACACATCGTTTAAAGATTATAACCTtgtaatttcatattgtttaaagaatatGACCTTATAATAACAAATCGTTTAAAGATTATGACCTTATAAGTACACATCGTTTAAAGATTATGCCCTTGTAGTGACACATCGTTTAAAGATCATGACCTTATTACCACACATCGCTTAAAGATTATGACCTTATAATTACACATCTTTTAAAGATTATGACCTTATAATTACACATCATTTAAAGATTACGACCTTATAAGAACACATCGTTTAAAGATTATGCCCATGTAATTACACATCGTTTAAAGATTATGACCTTAAAATTACAAATCGTTTAAAGATTATGACCTTATAATTACACATCGTTTAAAGAGTATGACCTTGTAATTACACATCATTTAAAGATTATGACCTTATACTTACACATCGTTTAAAGATTATGACCTTATAATTACACCTCGTTTAAAGAGTATGACCTTatatttaaacatcatttaaagATGATGCCCTTGTAATAACACATCATTTAAAGATTATGCCCTTATAAGCgtgtaaaattataattttacttACTTGATCCGtccattttgtgtttattttttcttgttcttgTGCTTTGCGTTAAAGTAACAAACTACGCGGGTTTGCGTTTATAGCAAACAATACGAATGAAACAATGCCTGTACCGTGTAATTTATATTACTATTGTTACTCCCAAGCACTACACAATTTTTGTAATGTTCTAttataacaacaaaaaattattttttatttgaagtagTCATGTTTTagtctttgaaataaaatatacatgtacacaaaagcGAATTAAAGTTCATGGTTTTGAATTTCTAATCGATATATAGAACAAAAAGCTATGCGTAATAAAATCCACCCGAAATgagcaaatacattttaaatcagTTCCTGTAGTACTGTTAACAAATAGATTGAAAGTTTGTGTATCTAATTTATCGTTAATATATCGTTAATCTGTTACCTCTATTTTCAGTTAACAAACTGCACTAAAAGCGATGGTTAGAATGTGTGCTTATGTAATTGCTTAAAGTCTCGGGAGCCGTGTCTTTACGACGTCATTTTGAGCATATGTCGGAGTGACAATCGTTTATGTATAATATGATTTTTGTCTTTGTATTTTTTCATCATTAGgttaaatcataaaatgtattgttcCCATTTTTGTCTTACTTTTAAATGTATGTTGCACATGTAAATCTCTTAGGAAGTATTTTTCAACCGGGTCtgtcagatatttaaaaaaaatgctatgGCAGCTAACTGTATATTAATTACCAAAGAAAACTaaagtaattaattaattcatcatAATTTGAAGTTTGGCGACATAAAGCGTTGTAATAATCATTCTTTCCTCATTAAAACGTCATCAGCGGACCAGAAAATATCAATTAGCAAGCGTATAATAACAATATTGACATAAATGCCTCAAACGAATATAATTACCAATGCAATAAATCCTGCTTATTTATTCAGTTTTAACCgaaaattatattcataaattCGTATCACGGCGGTCGGTGCATTTGTGGAGGTTTTAATGACAGAACACGCGACATGACACGTTTGACGGACGAGCTAAACAcgtttttataacttttatttacgcCGCATGTCACGGTATAAAGGCGTATTAAGTTTCAGTTTTAGCGAGTTAAGAAAGATGTGAGTAGGTCGCATGCGAATAGATGATAAATATTGGCGAGATATGATTGGCAGATAGGTCGCATGCGAGTAGATGATAAATATTGGCGAGATATGATTGGCAGATTTTTCATTAACCCGGCCAATTGACCCCAAATCTCACCGTTCTCTTGAATTCTTTCAAGATGTATTTTCAAGCAGCCACATATCTGCGTGTTCATAATCAACGTTCAAACATACAAAAAAGGTATCTTGTTACTGCCAAATATTGCAAACGAGTTTTGCATTTGTTGTCGCAACATATatcgaaatataaaaaataagtgCAGTGTGTGCTCCGTTTTACGCCATTTAGAGATCATATTGTTGAATTCCATGTCTATATGCACTAATTTGGAATATCCCCGCTGCATATTTTCATGTtcaagtctctataacgctcataatcaacgaaaatttcataatgtatttcgtaaaataaagttaacacctaaacaatcagtgtttcttatagcaatagccacaatttcaatgctagatgtggtatgatacatagatttttgtagatacaaaatgctcgtttttatttatttgtgacaaatTTAACACCATtgtaatttcccgcgaatatatctttttCTGCGATACACGAACAATAAAaatgtaccatgttagtgttcatgtgtcgtatgaatacatatcgttgcggaaattaaaatggaattaaatatgcaaaacaataataaaaacgagcattttgtatttacaaacatattttttaccagaccacatctggcgttgaaatttcggcaattgacatagggaacactgatttttaatagtttattttacaaaatattgtgcaaaattttcgttgattttgagtcatAATGTGGCTTTAAAATGGTTTTCCTCTTATCAAGTGTTGATTGTTTTTACTTGTTTAAAGGGGatgtattttttaaagggatcttttcacgctttggtaaattgacaaaattgaaaaaaagttgtttcagattcgcacattttcgttttagttatgatatttgtgaggaaacagtaatactgaacatttaccatggtctaatatagccattatatgcatcttttgacgattttaaaacctaaaaattataaagcgttgcaacgcgaaacgattgaataattcggagagttctgtttttttcgttaaattttgtgaaactacgaagattgcttatataaggtataaaatacgtatgtgtactcggcggaatagctcagtaggctaaagcgtttttacttcaggactctggcaggactccaggggtcactggatcgaaacctgctccgggcaatgttcttttccttttttaaattttattcttgattttttactagagcttttacgatccaatgtttacctttatcaatataaagcatttaatgaataagttaaaaaatgccaaaatctgtgaaaaggcccctttaaattataaTGACAAATCGTTCCGTAATAGCTTGTTGAAAGTTTTTTTCGCATGTAAATTCACTGGGAACACGAATCGCTGTTTACTTATTtcatgttaaagggaccttttcaccgattttgacatgtgttgaagtttgtcattaaatactttatattgataaatttaaacattagacctacaaatctccagtaaaaaaagaatacaattaaaaaaagaaaaaagtatccctcaactgggctcgaaacacttaccctggagtcctggagaagAAAAGGTTTCctctttgaccactcggccatccgtgctcatgttaTGAGgcatatattttttactttatataagcaatactcgtagtttcacaaaatataacgacaccaacagaactttccaaatattTCAATCGTTtttcgttgcaacgctttatataattttcaggtgtttaaatcgtcaaaagatgcatataatggatatttaagagcatggtaaatgttcagtattactatttcctcacaaataccataactaaaacgaaaatttgcgaatttaaaacattatttttttttattttgtcaatttaccaaatcgtgaaaaacgCCCCTTTAAGTAACTGTTATTGTAGTGAAGGCCTTCGGAATAAGACCTACTTTTCATTAGTCAAAaccaaataaattattcaaaactCTTAAGTCCATTacctgggtaaaaccagtactttgtgtctttagagtgagatctaaagaaagctcctAAGGAAGGAAGCATTATCTTGACCAAGCGGTCGCCATGCAGATACCGTTTCCACTACACTAGGGCGATATAATTTTCATCAGTTGAAAAGTGTTCCTTTTGTTATTAGTCTTGAATGAATTTCAGGCGATTCCGAAATAAAATACTTAATCTCGCGTTTGTTATAAATATCTATTTTATCTTATAAGCAATACTAGCCATTATAAAATGTCAATATCTACTATATTTCACAAGAAATACTAGTCCTTATGTCAAACAATTAATATGCAACTCACAACTGCGGACAATTTGCATAAACAGGTTTCATATTCCTATGGAAGTAAATGTTAACATTCATCAGTATTATATATTCACATCTATGGTGGCTGTGTTTTAATTGAAGGCACACGGGTCACGTGACCAGTTGTATGACGCCTTATCCGGTGAGTGGTAATTGTCGTCTGTATCCGGGCCGTGAGGTAGAGTGCTTGAGAGAATCCCGGCATACAGTCGTGTTCGCATCGGCCATTTCTGAAACGAAAACAACTTCAGCGTATCACAGATCCCGAAGAAAGTTATTATACAGTTCTCTtgacatatgagtcgcgttctgagaaaactgggcttaatgcatgtgcgtaaagtgtagtccctgattagcctgtgcagtccgcacaggctaattacagacgacactttccgcctaaattcgatttttgcgaagaagagacttcattaaataaaaaatgtcattaaagcggaaagtgtcgtccctgattatcactttacgcacatgcattatgcccagttttctaagaacgcgaccCATATATCGATTGATCCGTTCCAGCGtctttattatgttaaatattttgacatgCCCCTTGTTTTTGGAAATACGTCGTGAGCTTAAAATTCAGTCGTATCATAAATATTCCGAACTAACTTCGATAAGACAGGGACCGACTCAACAATTGCGTTGAGTAAATTAGCCGATGAAATGTCTATTAATTTCAAAAATGAGGCAGAGCAAATGTTCACCGGCCGTTTATACTGTTTGCATCAGTTTTTCACAAAACGGCGATACATTTTACTTGAACGTTAAGATatttctaaatatgcgttttatatgtatatttatatatcgaGAACTCAAATAGTCTCAAACGTTCCGAAGTATCTTCAATAACCCTTTACACATATATTTAAGATAACGGAAACAACTAAAAACTTCGACAAACAACAACAGCAAGTTTAAATTGTTTTGACCTATTCATCTCAATGTCATAATATTTACATGGAGAAAATGATCAATTACTGATATAGTGTCAACCGCACGCCGATCGACACTCGTTGTTACGGGTtaacattaaaatctttaaataattaataaactgACAGAAATGACTGCACATGCAGACTTCAAGATTTATTATGATTAACGTCTTTTAAGCAGttctacattaaataatataagcATAAATCTTTTGAAGACATGATGGAGCACAAAGAAAATGCGATAATACAACTAAGTGAACAAGTAACTGTTAAACCATCTAGATGTGTACGAAGATTGATTTATGCGGAAACAAGTTGTTTCTTTCGACTAACCCCGCCCACAATAATGATTGTGTCGACCTGAAACTTTTGTACGGTCGTCCAGGCTTTATTTTTGACCAGTTTGGCtccattatattatattaacaataatcGCGAAATTAACTAAATGTATAACATAAAAAGAGCGATGAGGCATTTGAAGATTGTTGTTCTTGAACACAGTTTTTCAggtctgaaaaaaaaaatgcttttagaaaaaaatgaaccCAAAAAGTTtcttatagaaaaaaatattgaagaaatCGTTAAAATACACATACACttttatcaaaacattaattTCATCCGTTCAGACCCAGGTTTTCAAAGAGTCACCGATTTACACTTAAACCATCAAACTTAAAATGTAATCATTCAAGTCATATGTGTTCCCAATGACACGAAATTCAATGTAGTTTAAGTTTGGTACCGACCAAAAAATTTACCAATggttttacaaattaaaattttcaaaaattcTCAAATttccaaaatatgcaaaatatcacTACAATCATAATATTACGATGAAATCGTATATCGTTTActtatacataaaattaaaaaaatattgcaataattgaATTACGTAAAAGTAATTCGCGTCTCGGAATTTTGTACAGATTGCAAATTATATTTCCTCCAATAATCCTAAGTGCACGATGTTATAAGCAGAGATGATttagaaattaatgtttttatattataatacacttttccaaattaaaaaatatataaatgaacagAAAACCCATTAAAACAGCAAGTGGGAAATTATGAATTAATAATGAATGAATCACTGGCGTTATATATCGCGAATTAATAGGATACAGCTCTAAACAAGCAAGTGAAGGAATACGAAAATAAGGCATTTAAATGGGGTAACCACCGTGGAATTGAAACTGCCAAGCAAGAAAATGAGGCTTTAAAGGGGTTTTGTGCCGTGCAAACCTCACTTCTCACCCAACTGCATTCGCCAAGTACCTATGTCATAACAGACcagcattattttttatatttttcttcCACCAGTCAATTTATTTCTTTCGTTCATTCGTTCGTACTTTCGTTCGTTCGCCGTTCGTTCGTTCtttcattcattctttcattcattctttcattcattcattcattcattcattcatttattcataaattcatttgttcgttcgttcgttcgctcgctcgctcgctcgttTGTTcatttgttcgttcgttcgttcgttcgttcattcatgtattcatttatttatttatttatgtatttatttatttatttatttatttatttaatattttaatttatttattattctcatttattttattctttctatctttctttctttctttctttctttctttctttctttctttctttctttctttctttctttctttctttctttctttctttctttctttctttctttctttctttatttatttatttatcattttttctttaattctTAATTCTatcttatttttattcatttattcccTTTTTAATGAAGAACATTAACATACACTTTGAACCGGATCTGTGGGAAAAAAAACTTacttaaaagaaacaaaatattttattcataaattttaATGCTTTGGACAAAAATGATTCTCAGCATCAACATATGTTTTACAAGTATTTGTGTTCGCTAATTACGAGCGCGTTGACAGAATTACGCCCgtaaattatgaataaaaacttttcaagttttcaagaaaaaaggctttggcaaacagcgtagactcagatgagacgccgcatgatgcggcgtctcatcagggtctgcgctgtttgcttataggaatttatgtaagaaatattgtaaatatagaaataaatatactagacatccctaattttggaaataaattgatataatttagaaggatgggagagtccactaggcataaatgggttaaatatttgattatttgtgCAAGTATCTCTCATGCACATCcaaaatgttgatttattttcagAGTTTCGAAGGCTAACACACCTAGAAGAATAAAGGgcaaatatgaatatatattgtaCTTAATACAGGTGTGCACTATGAAACGTGAGTACATAATGAACAAACGCCTTTGCCTCAATTAAAGCCATGAACTTTTCCAAAGTATTAAACAATCGTCCAGTTGCGTTTGCTTTTATAAAGCTATTTATTGCACATATGTAAATCATTAGCAACTCTCTCAAATGCTAATTATAATTTGACCCATTCTTATGAcaatcacgtgactttgtgggggtTCACAATAAAACTTTAAAGGACGATAACACAATGGTAAGCGGTGCTTTattccaaataactttttaaaatgatttttcttaagaatttcaactagtgcataaaatatagtttttatgCTGCTTGTGGCAATGTAAAATACAgtagaattactttatttaataataatataataatatgtagGACGCATTCATTTATATGATTATGCAGTACGCAATTTGAAATTTTGGCACCGTTTTCAGaggtattcaaggatttattcttaaatctgcACAAACTGCAtgtaaaactgtcttttatgcactaaagatgtttgcaaatgtatgtcaataacttgagatatttacaaaaatagagttattaacggtgtgtttacattctttccagcccatgtgtaaacccctgaataCCCCGTTGATCATGCACCCAGATAACAGAAATAAGATATTACTCATGTTCTAATATATAAATGGACATTAAATATGAGAACAAAATCATTTTGCAAATTATTTTGCAGTCGCTTTTTATCTGTTTGTCTTCAataacacattatatatatatatatatatatatatatatatatatatatatatatatatatatatatatatatatatatatatatatatatatatatatatatatattattgtatgtgttttattattatcattgtgattatgataattattattagaagaagaagtagtagtagtaataaagtagcagttgcagcagtattagtagtagtagaagaagtagaagcagtagtagtagttcgcTTAAAAAATCCTACGTTCTGACAGAATATTCCTGAACGTGTCCGTAATACCCTACTCCTTCGCATGGATCTGACGGGCCCCGAAAACTGCTCGTACAAATCCATGCCGCCTTTACACAGCACGCAATTATGGAATGTTTCAAACATTATTGCTATTAAAAAGATTTTAATTCGCTACATCCAATATGCCCAACATCTTTTGTTGTACACCATATATAAAATGACATTTGTTTAGCAAATCGCACGAATTTGCATTAAATTAGAAAAAGCTTCAAAACCAGTAAACTTTCCAGGTTCCGACTTGTGACTGCAGCGGTTACCGCTAGAGAGGTAACCGCTGTGATGACTTTTAAGTGTTCAcgccaaaaatatatttttcatttccaGTAACATCATCATAAGCATATAGGGAAGGTTTGTCAAACTAACTTTTCTTAAACTTTCCTTTACGATGCACACGTTATTTCCAACTTTATTACGGACGGTAAACAGAAATCATGCATAAATAGATACTTAATAATCTGTATTTACCGGTATTTAATTTTAAGTCATTTGCAGATAATTCTGCACACttgacaatattaaataaaaattgcaGAAAAATCAATATGGGATACAAAAAATACCAAATGCAGGGTCTGAATACAAATTATGGCAAGTAAGATAAAGTGGAGAGAAATACGAACTTACCTTAACCGGGTGCATACAGCCGTTAGCAGCAAATATGTGCGACACATCCCCGTCGTTTTGAAGAGCGCTCATCAGGTGGGCGATGTACGTGGTCGCCAGCACAAGGATGTCCAGCTTAGACAGCTTCGTATCCGGTGGGACCGCCGGAAGTGATCTCTGGAGCTCCAGAAACGCCGTCCGCAGCGTTTTCACCCGGGAGCGTTCCCGCGCTGCGTTGTTTGCGATCGGCCTCCCGCGACACTTTGGTGATCGGTAAATCCCGTACTGTTTGGAAAGCGTAACCTCTTCGCCGCGGGAATATGGCCTATTGAAATCCGATAGCGGAGATATCGCACTAAAATTGTAACTTCCGGAACTAAACTGCTGAAAAATACTGCTTGTCGGCTGGACGTTTGAAAACGATGATGAAAAATCAAAGCGTTCTTGGTTCATTTCAAAGCTATACACCGAACAGTGCGAACCGTTGTTTGCTTTTTCtatgatttaataaaaagtgttcttaaataatattgatttcTTCAGTTTGATCCAGCACGAACTAAAGAATGCTTGATAATTATTATAGAGTTCAAATTAACCAAACTTCAATAGCTTTCGTTCATCTGAACGCAAACGCTTTATTTTCTCAAAATTTCGAAAATTTATCATTTggcaaacaatattttttcatttatttccaCAATGCGCATTCATCTAAAACAAATGCGTTATTGTTACGTAAGCCTTTGTGCACATAAATTCTTGTTTAAACATACTTGAATATAGCAAAGAACATATTGTGGTGACATTCAGTTTCCAATCAACAATACAGCTATATTTTAAGTCTTAAATATATTCGTCTCGTACGTTTTTGCGCTAATAAATAACAGTAACATAGAAACCCAATTATctgtaaaagtttttttttctattgttcGATTCCAGACATTGCTTTTCCGCAGAAACCTGTCGACTCCCTTCGGATAAAACAAGCACGTCCTGAAAACCAACCCGGGTAAACCGACACCAACAATTGTTTTCGCACAACAAAAAAGCGAGCCGGAAGTCTGAATGAAAACAAACGATCGAGCATGGCAGACGAACCAAATATAAATTACGATGGAAACAATTCCGTGAAATGATACATAAAAATGACGTTAAGCGCAAAAGCACGAGACAATTAGTTCTGATGTGTGATTAATTTAGAAAAGCGTAGTTCCGCCCTCGTTCTCCCACGGGCAGGCCAATTATTTATCAAtcattattaacattagagaCATTTATGAAACGAAGTGCAATTAAATCATATCGCAACTGTAGGTcggatttaaatgtaaaatacgtGCGTCTTGTCGTATGTTCTTTCCACATTTTGACAGATGCACTCGCGTAGTAATGCTTACGTTAATAAAGTTTAACGtaaaaataatgatgtgtttATGTCGATTCTATTTTGATGTTGAGTTATGAATTATGGCCAGATACGAACCAACTAACTTCATAATATCAATAGTCAAATGTGTACACAGTCTTAAAATTCCACCTCGTTAAGTTTAAGTGCTCTTGATATTTATACTTTTTTCAGCAAACACCAAATATTTATCTTATTTGCCATTAAATAAGTGTTGTCACACTCTTCATACATATTCCCACCTTTGGGCAGAATATAGGTTCATACTCTTTCATTTATCTGCATTCTGTTGGAACGATACGGAAAGGTCCGAATGCTCTCAAAATGCGTATGTTACATATGAATTTGTTCATCAAAACTGTGGCACCAAATACACGTACATGATCATTTATCAAACGCGTATGCGTCATTCAGGACACTGTTGTTGCAAGCTCTTACAAGGAAACTTTTGTATACataataaaaagttgttttttcaatatacagtgattgaaaatgtattaataaaaatgagcGTCACATTTAAAATTGGCCTTTATCTGTACGTTTATTATATTGCATAATGAAATAATGAAGTTATTTTAGCATCTGCGGACAGATTAACTAAGGAAGATATTGACAGCATAATTGAAAATCTACAATGAGAATACCATGTCCATTTTGAgctattacatttttttaagtaacagCGACATTACTATTAAATCTCATAACACCAGGATCGTGAATAATACGCATATTGCCCTATATGTACATGTTTAATCCAGGTATCTTCAGAGCTTTTTTGAAGAAATCGCAAAAAAATAATTGAGGACTGACGGACAACAGACGGACAACAGACGGACGGAACATGTACGGGATCAATGATCGTCAGTGAAAAACCAAACAATATTCAATGTCGCAGTTTTTAAGAAGATTGCATTGGTTGATTTAGCCATCAGTTGAtcgcttttgtttgttttttttgtttaagaatgGATAGCGGGTGAATATAGTAACAATGTCATGGCCAGTTTTGCGTTTCGCGCGGCAACGAAATCCGACGCACGAACGGAATGGGCACGTGTATATCTTTTGTTACCGCAAACACATAAAAAGGCTTTAATGCGGTTCTGTATTTCAATGCAAGGCGAAGCATGCAATCGTTGCTTACAACGCATAAATTCCATTAACAATATTATGTATTACTAGAACAACAGCACTCCAGTATAGGGGCGTTACACCCACACACCCCCTCTACAGCCCCGATggaattaataattatatattaaccaCACAAGCAGACAGTCGGccatttgttttgtttggtaGTGTGAATTTCGGCATAGGTATGCATCAGAATTGTACTTACGGTAGTGGGTTAACATGATCACACTTTTTTCTGGATAAGCTGGTTTAACCAGAGGTGCATATACGTTTACCACAATTACGTGTATCCCAGAAAAGCAACGttttggagaaaaaaacaacaacaacacaaatctGCTCGTACaaataacggacgaaaactcgtgtgtccgaaaataaagagtcgcgaaaaataattatttttgctaaaaaagggggtgtccgataacttagagtaattacggtatacgCTATAACAAATGCGTATTTCTAatatcatttatttcattttaatagctATATCCATCATCTTTACGTAAGCAAAGGGCAATTCAATTAACTGAAAATGTTTGCTTATTTGGCTTtaacagaaacacaacacaaaaaGGTAATATTGTTCTGTTTACAAATGGCGATATTAAAACCAATAAAGCAATGTAGACAGATACGTATTTATCCCTTTGTAAGATTTAATAAATCTTAAGAGTGACATTGCATAGAAAATATCTTTCAATGACTAAACTTTGAAATATCTATAAGGATTATATCCTAataatggccctattccactacgaaaacaagcccacgattcgctaagatttatcacatttattgaatcgggaagactcgcgACAGcttacgattgagttacgacactggtacgattgagttacgacgaatcgtgggttcggttgaagtcttgcgaatatgGTCGCGAcctcactacgatgtgtaagaatctactgcgactgtactacgaacgatgcacatcggtcacgactaagctaggacctcgtCGAACACACtcatgaattaggcgccaatatctattgatattgatcttgctttacaatgtgacctacattcttctgtgtacatgtacatgtgtaagaAGGCCTCCGTTCCTGTTTTGGCGCCAAATCAAAAATGGAAATTCGACGAAGAGCAGCTGCAGTGTAGTATTTGCACTAGGGCTTGAACATCAACACCAAGTGTATTCTTAGTTATCTTCCCCCTGCCCttgcttttttttattataaacaaattacctGTTATTCATACAAAGCCATAACAACAGAATGACTGAAAAACTGAGAAGCCCTGTTAATATACCACACCCATTCTCCggaaatcgtaactgtttcgtaactaaatcgcaagaatcttagcgggctcgcaactcacttgGGTTGAACTCGTGAAAGTCTTGACatagtcgtagctgattcgtagacagatcacgtgagcaccgatttcccgattgagtcaagaattacctacgattccattacgacgcccgtAACGCCTTACGACattgttacgagtcaactgcgattaaattcagtcttggaggtcctggtcaaattttaaacacgttttacATCTGACCACGATTTgtcgggagctcacgagttgcaggaatcacttacgaccgaCCCACGACTAGcaacgaatgagttaggaccttcgccgattgagct containing:
- the LOC127840409 gene encoding transcription factor 24-like, encoding MNQERFDFSSSFSNVQPTSSIFQQFSSGSYNFSAISPLSDFNRPYSRGEEVTLSKQYGIYRSPKCRGRPIANNAARERSRVKTLRTAFLELQRSLPAVPPDTKLSKLDILVLATTYIAHLMSALQNDGDVSHIFAANGCMHPVKKWPMRTRLYAGILSSTLPHGPDTDDNYHSPDKASYNWSRDPCAFN